A single Bufo bufo chromosome 6, aBufBuf1.1, whole genome shotgun sequence DNA region contains:
- the ARHGAP40 gene encoding rho GTPase-activating protein 40 isoform X3 — translation MYQLQTRKNSDPLSMNDFWLEVENIKQMQGSDGEESSSSEPSTPEEGEAEADWLQDTGLSPLIGDHNPTEDNVLILSTLTRTQTLAVQRRLDSYSQSLRKRSKQPSRDVREVFNRASKTDIAVEQNGMHTRNGIADTNGFTENSTKSPSSLHRPSGGSNIYNMDVAYSEQAVFGHNENCKTAWQPESLPHFQIQKGRLGVTRVSDLSSSDMKQVPAFALIELTALYDVLELDLKRNKAAKRRPAESRLFGVSLTALLEQDRKLITNTQVPLLLQAILNCLEKNGLELQGILRVCGSQARMKSLQQRLERNFYAGLFSWDEVNPHDAAGLLKLFLRELPAPLLTAEYLPAFAAVQKITDLKQRLQALNLLILVLPEANRSTLKKLLEFLRKVASHEKRNLMSLWNIATIMAPNLFLYGGSGGKGQEGGEKQQAEGVAALVMAMVHYQDLLWTVPTFLLSQVRKLNENSSKRFNERRLLNFLRKMNIDKERPEKNPTEPCKQVKIRASIFVKESLAIQLNEATQAADVLKKFQEHVNNRSWQMVSTMGLIKCNSSFALSNLELYEVGGNIGEHCLDPDTYLLDLYNANPNGEWVIKPSPPSTPTS, via the exons AGGGAGAAGCAGAAGCTGATTGGCTGCAAGACACCGGCCTCTCCCCCCTTATTGGAGACCACAATCCTACAGAAGACAATGTCTTGATCTTATCAACCCTTACACGAACGCAGACCTTAGCTGTGCAGCGCCGCCTTGACAGCTATAGTCAATCCCTTCGGAAACGTTCCAAACAACCGTCACGTGACGTCAGAGAGGTGTTCAACAGAGCAAGCAAAACT GACATTGCTGTGGAGCAGAATGGGATGCACACAAGGAATGGAATAGCAGACACAAATGGCTTCACAGAGAATTCAACAAAAT CTCCTTCCAGCCTACACAGGCCGTCTGGAGGATCCAACATCTACAACATGGATGTGGCGTATTCAGAACAAGCCGTATTTGGTCACAATGAGAATTGCAAAACAGCATGGCAGCCAGAGTCTTTGCCT CATTTTCAGATACAGAAGGGAAGGCTTGGTGTCACCCGGGTTTCCGACTTGTCTTCTTCTGACATGAAGCAGGTGCCTGCGTTTGCTCTCATTGAACTGACTGCGCTTTACGACGTTTTAGAATTGGATCTAAAGAGGAATAAAGCTGCCAAGCGTAGACCTGCAG AGAGTCGATTATTTGGAGTATCTCTCACTGCTCTTCTGGAACAAGATCGAAAGCTGATTACTAACACGCAGGTCCCTCTCCTCCTGCAGGCG ATTCTGAACTGTCTAGAAAAGAACGGTCTGGAGCTTCAGGGCATTTTAAGGGTTTGCGGCTCACAGGCACGTATGAAG TCCCTTCAGCAGCGTCTGGAGAGGAATTTCTATGCTGGCCTCTTCTCCTGGGATGAAGTGAACCCACATGATGCTGCTGGGCTCCTGAAGCTCTTCCTCCGAGAGCTGCCTGCCCCATTGCTTACTGCAGAATATCTACCTGCCTTTGCTGCTGTCCAGA AAATCACTGATTTAAAACAAAGACTCCAAGCTCTGAACCTACTTATCTTGGTCCTTCCAGAGGCAAATCGCAGCACCTTAAAG AAATTACTGGAGTTTCTCCGTAAAGTGGCTTCTCATGAAAAACGTAACCTCATGTCTCTGTGGAACATTGCCACCATTATGGCACCTAATCTTTTTTTGTATGGTGGGAGTGGTGGCAAGGGCCAAGAAGGTGGAGAGAAGCAGCAGGCAGAGGGGGTGGCAGCCCTGGTCATGGCCATGGTGCATTACCAAGATCTGTTATGGACG gtcCCCACCTTCCTGCTATCCCAAGTCCGCAAGTTGAATGAGAACAGCAGTAAGAGATTCAATGAACGACGGCTACTCAATTTCCTTCGCAAAATGAACATTGACAAGGAAAGGCCAGAGAAGAATCCCACAGAG CCCTGTAAGCAAGTAAAGATACGAGCGTCTATATTTGTGAAGGAATCCTTGGCTATTCAGCTGAATGAGGCCACACAAGCAGCAGATGTCTTAAAGAAATTCCAAGAGCACGTGAATAATCGTAGCTGGCAAATGGTCAGCACCATGGGCCTTATCAAATG TAATAGTTCCTTTGCGTTATCCAATCTGGAACTTTATGAAGTTGGAGGAAATATTG GTGAACATTGCCTGGATCCGGATACCTATTTATTGGACTTGTATAATGCCAATCCTAATGGAGAATGGGTGATTAAACCAAGTCCTCCTTCGACGCCTACTTCATAG
- the ARHGAP40 gene encoding rho GTPase-activating protein 40 isoform X2, with amino-acid sequence MVLHTSLQTCHYNMYQLQTRKNSDPLSMNDFWLEVENIKQMQGSDGEESSSSEPSTPEEGEAEADWLQDTGLSPLIGDHNPTEDNVLILSTLTRTQTLAVQRRLDSYSQSLRKRSKQPSRDVREVFNRASKTDIAVEQNGMHTRNGIADTNGFTENSTKSPSSLHRPSGGSNIYNMDVAYSEQAVFGHNENCKTAWQPESLPHFQIQKGRLGVTRVSDLSSSDMKQVPAFALIELTALYDVLELDLKRNKAAKRRPAESRLFGVSLTALLEQDRKLITNTQVPLLLQAILNCLEKNGLELQGILRVCGSQARMKSLQQRLERNFYAGLFSWDEVNPHDAAGLLKLFLRELPAPLLTAEYLPAFAAVQKITDLKQRLQALNLLILVLPEANRSTLKKLLEFLRKVASHEKRNLMSLWNIATIMAPNLFLYGGSGGKGQEGGEKQQAEGVAALVMAMVHYQDLLWTVPTFLLSQVRKLNENSSKRFNERRLLNFLRKMNIDKERPEKNPTEPCKQVKIRASIFVKESLAIQLNEATQAADVLKKFQEHVNNRSWQMVSTMGLIKCNSSFALSNLELYEVGGNIGEHCLDPDTYLLDLYNANPNGEWVIKPSPPSTPTS; translated from the exons AGGGAGAAGCAGAAGCTGATTGGCTGCAAGACACCGGCCTCTCCCCCCTTATTGGAGACCACAATCCTACAGAAGACAATGTCTTGATCTTATCAACCCTTACACGAACGCAGACCTTAGCTGTGCAGCGCCGCCTTGACAGCTATAGTCAATCCCTTCGGAAACGTTCCAAACAACCGTCACGTGACGTCAGAGAGGTGTTCAACAGAGCAAGCAAAACT GACATTGCTGTGGAGCAGAATGGGATGCACACAAGGAATGGAATAGCAGACACAAATGGCTTCACAGAGAATTCAACAAAAT CTCCTTCCAGCCTACACAGGCCGTCTGGAGGATCCAACATCTACAACATGGATGTGGCGTATTCAGAACAAGCCGTATTTGGTCACAATGAGAATTGCAAAACAGCATGGCAGCCAGAGTCTTTGCCT CATTTTCAGATACAGAAGGGAAGGCTTGGTGTCACCCGGGTTTCCGACTTGTCTTCTTCTGACATGAAGCAGGTGCCTGCGTTTGCTCTCATTGAACTGACTGCGCTTTACGACGTTTTAGAATTGGATCTAAAGAGGAATAAAGCTGCCAAGCGTAGACCTGCAG AGAGTCGATTATTTGGAGTATCTCTCACTGCTCTTCTGGAACAAGATCGAAAGCTGATTACTAACACGCAGGTCCCTCTCCTCCTGCAGGCG ATTCTGAACTGTCTAGAAAAGAACGGTCTGGAGCTTCAGGGCATTTTAAGGGTTTGCGGCTCACAGGCACGTATGAAG TCCCTTCAGCAGCGTCTGGAGAGGAATTTCTATGCTGGCCTCTTCTCCTGGGATGAAGTGAACCCACATGATGCTGCTGGGCTCCTGAAGCTCTTCCTCCGAGAGCTGCCTGCCCCATTGCTTACTGCAGAATATCTACCTGCCTTTGCTGCTGTCCAGA AAATCACTGATTTAAAACAAAGACTCCAAGCTCTGAACCTACTTATCTTGGTCCTTCCAGAGGCAAATCGCAGCACCTTAAAG AAATTACTGGAGTTTCTCCGTAAAGTGGCTTCTCATGAAAAACGTAACCTCATGTCTCTGTGGAACATTGCCACCATTATGGCACCTAATCTTTTTTTGTATGGTGGGAGTGGTGGCAAGGGCCAAGAAGGTGGAGAGAAGCAGCAGGCAGAGGGGGTGGCAGCCCTGGTCATGGCCATGGTGCATTACCAAGATCTGTTATGGACG gtcCCCACCTTCCTGCTATCCCAAGTCCGCAAGTTGAATGAGAACAGCAGTAAGAGATTCAATGAACGACGGCTACTCAATTTCCTTCGCAAAATGAACATTGACAAGGAAAGGCCAGAGAAGAATCCCACAGAG CCCTGTAAGCAAGTAAAGATACGAGCGTCTATATTTGTGAAGGAATCCTTGGCTATTCAGCTGAATGAGGCCACACAAGCAGCAGATGTCTTAAAGAAATTCCAAGAGCACGTGAATAATCGTAGCTGGCAAATGGTCAGCACCATGGGCCTTATCAAATG TAATAGTTCCTTTGCGTTATCCAATCTGGAACTTTATGAAGTTGGAGGAAATATTG GTGAACATTGCCTGGATCCGGATACCTATTTATTGGACTTGTATAATGCCAATCCTAATGGAGAATGGGTGATTAAACCAAGTCCTCCTTCGACGCCTACTTCATAG